In the Verrucomicrobiia bacterium genome, one interval contains:
- a CDS encoding glutathionylspermidine synthase family protein, with the protein MWRKHDAEPRQGWRAQVHSEGLVYNHALLPDGKMVDYWREDAYYVLSPTEVEVLEKATDRLYGMYYDLTEHLLGRSDIRSILEGLTVPYKALPEIRRSWEEDSPSVYGRFDIRFAGDCELSKADPSLQIPKLLEFNADTPTTLFEASVVQWNWLNFAKHIGETQWNNMHEMLIEAWKRQVGVFERQVNRTVDCIYFAFSTEDTSGEDLVNTAYLAETAAQAGFKVELISVESLDVFDVTGGSFFYMNKQGKAIDLIFKLYPWEWLTDVKYPPYLKHGTTWIEPPYKLLWSNKGFLALLWKQFGNDSELSQYLLPTFFADEQHTLTDFVRKPLLSREGANIEIVRNGKAVLSTPGNYSKGNYIVQQFAGLPNFRSPFSGDNHHPMLGAWVVDGESAGLGIRESPGLVTDNTSCFVPHVVTQ; encoded by the coding sequence ATGTGGCGCAAACACGACGCTGAGCCTCGCCAAGGGTGGCGCGCCCAGGTGCATAGCGAGGGGTTGGTCTACAACCACGCCCTCCTGCCCGATGGCAAAATGGTGGATTATTGGCGTGAAGACGCCTACTACGTCCTGTCACCTACTGAAGTTGAAGTCCTGGAAAAGGCGACGGACAGGCTGTACGGAATGTATTACGACCTCACCGAGCACCTGCTTGGTAGGTCGGATATTCGTTCTATTCTCGAGGGCTTGACGGTCCCCTACAAGGCGCTGCCTGAGATCAGGCGAAGCTGGGAAGAAGATTCGCCCAGCGTTTATGGGCGGTTCGATATCCGGTTCGCCGGCGACTGCGAGCTTTCAAAAGCTGACCCAAGCCTGCAGATTCCCAAACTGCTCGAGTTCAACGCCGATACGCCTACCACGCTTTTCGAAGCGTCAGTCGTGCAGTGGAATTGGCTGAATTTCGCCAAGCACATCGGTGAAACGCAGTGGAATAATATGCACGAGATGCTGATTGAGGCCTGGAAACGTCAAGTTGGCGTGTTCGAACGGCAAGTTAATCGCACCGTCGACTGCATCTACTTCGCCTTTTCGACCGAAGATACTTCTGGTGAAGACCTGGTTAACACCGCTTACCTAGCGGAAACAGCTGCTCAGGCTGGGTTCAAGGTTGAGCTGATTTCGGTCGAAAGCCTTGATGTCTTCGATGTCACGGGCGGCAGCTTCTTCTACATGAACAAGCAAGGTAAGGCAATCGACCTTATCTTCAAGCTGTATCCGTGGGAATGGCTAACCGATGTAAAGTACCCGCCCTACCTGAAGCATGGCACGACCTGGATCGAACCGCCGTATAAATTGCTCTGGAGTAATAAGGGCTTCTTGGCCCTGCTCTGGAAGCAGTTTGGCAACGATTCTGAGCTCAGCCAGTACCTCTTGCCCACCTTCTTCGCTGATGAGCAGCATACTCTCACGGACTTCGTGAGAAAGCCGCTACTTAGCCGCGAGGGTGCAAATATCGAAATTGTCCGTAACGGCAAAGCGGTTTTAAGCACGCCGGGCAATTACAGCAAGGGAAACTACATCGTTCAACAGTTCGCTGGGTTGCCCAATTTCCGTTCACCGTTTTCTGGCGACAATCATCACCCAATGCTCGGGGCATGGGTGGTTGACGGCGAATCGGCCGGGTTGGGCATTCGAGAGAGCCCGGGACTCGTCACCGATAACACCAGTTGTTTTGTTCCCCACGTTGTCACCCAGTAA
- a CDS encoding AbrB/MazE/SpoVT family DNA-binding domain-containing protein, whose amino-acid sequence MHDINFYGTVTVGAKGQIVIPVEAREKMNIQPGDKLFVIGTGPEGKMLGICTEDSVRGIMTALSDKLDKMRQAVTPDDSNK is encoded by the coding sequence ATGCACGACATTAATTTTTACGGCACGGTGACCGTCGGTGCTAAAGGGCAAATTGTGATTCCGGTTGAAGCTCGCGAAAAAATGAATATCCAGCCGGGCGATAAACTATTTGTCATCGGCACCGGGCCAGAAGGCAAAATGCTCGGCATTTGCACCGAAGATAGTGTGCGAGGCATCATGACAGCACTTAGCGATAAGCTAGACAAAATGCGTCAAGCTGTTACTCCTGACGACAGTAATAAATAA
- a CDS encoding mechanosensitive ion channel domain-containing protein — protein sequence MNIDFISWIDKRWFVALAVIVIAWIAQHFGGLLLKKLIGKTVRSTTLNKLTPEDVRKRQNTLISVLTVTWRIVVYTIAGFSLFRLAFPSIDLTPLLASAGVLSIVIGFGAQSIVKDFLAGIFIIAENQYRVGDVVDIDGAAGVVERITLRCTVVRDIDGNVHYLSNGNIMHPINKTMDYSKAYFTVAVHPDSDVDEVVRVINEVGASLAQEGKWKDKIIEPPQFMNLGAFNDIALEVNVVGTTKPGTQWSVSSEMKKRLIAEFARQGIELSQYSTFSVPKR from the coding sequence ATGAATATTGATTTTATCAGCTGGATTGATAAACGATGGTTTGTGGCGCTGGCGGTAATTGTTATCGCCTGGATAGCGCAGCACTTTGGCGGATTACTGCTTAAAAAGCTCATCGGAAAAACCGTCCGTAGCACAACACTCAATAAGCTCACCCCTGAAGATGTTCGTAAGCGACAAAATACACTTATAAGCGTACTAACCGTCACCTGGCGAATTGTGGTCTATACTATTGCCGGCTTTAGCTTATTCCGGCTCGCCTTTCCGTCGATCGATTTAACGCCTCTCCTTGCAAGCGCTGGTGTGCTCAGTATTGTTATTGGGTTTGGTGCCCAATCGATTGTGAAGGATTTTCTCGCCGGCATTTTTATCATTGCCGAAAACCAGTACCGCGTTGGCGATGTCGTCGATATCGACGGCGCCGCAGGGGTGGTAGAACGTATTACGCTTCGCTGCACGGTTGTTCGCGATATCGATGGCAACGTGCACTATTTATCAAACGGCAATATCATGCACCCGATCAACAAGACCATGGACTATAGTAAAGCATATTTCACCGTCGCTGTCCATCCTGATAGCGACGTCGACGAAGTCGTCAGAGTCATCAACGAAGTCGGCGCTTCACTGGCTCAGGAGGGTAAATGGAAAGATAAGATCATTGAACCGCCACAGTTTATGAATCTTGGTGCTTTTAATGATATCGCCCTGGAAGTAAACGTCGTTGGCACCACCAAACCCGGCACGCAATGGTCGGTAAGTAGTGAAATGAAAAAACGCTTAATCGCCGAGTTCGCACGCCAAGGCATTGAGTTATCGCAGTACTCGACTTTCAGCGTTCCGAAGCGGTAG
- a CDS encoding glycosyltransferase family 4 protein, with the protein MKIATMVRGYIPAPRPADMVYAPIDLAVAISEQLTKRGHEVTYFGPNGTHLRAEVETRNLRPLAHNYEEFAGLLKNIDALSHHVPGMWDAYLVREMFERARQGEFDLLHFHHPESALPYVHLYPDVPVIYTLHDPINPLFREVLEMYQTPSQYFVSISENQRIPAPDLPYVATVYNGIDTDVFELTEEKDDYLLFAGRINQQKGVKEAIQVAQQTDHRLLILGPIYADQQEYFDQHVKPHLNEKILYLGFVERETAVRYFQKAKAFLMPIQWEEPFGLTMAEAMACGTPVIAMRRGSVPEVVADKKTGYIVDSVTEMAEAVAKVKRIKPENCRKHVEERFSTDKMVDGYEAAFQKAIEQFQQYKNSAEVAAGDAKK; encoded by the coding sequence ATGAAGATTGCGACGATGGTTCGAGGGTACATACCCGCGCCGCGTCCTGCTGATATGGTGTACGCACCGATTGATCTTGCAGTAGCTATCAGCGAACAGCTGACGAAACGTGGACATGAAGTAACTTATTTTGGGCCAAATGGCACGCATTTACGCGCAGAGGTAGAGACACGAAATCTCCGACCACTAGCCCATAACTATGAAGAATTTGCCGGACTACTGAAAAATATTGACGCGCTCTCTCACCATGTGCCGGGCATGTGGGACGCCTACCTGGTTCGTGAAATGTTTGAACGGGCGCGCCAGGGTGAATTTGACCTTTTGCACTTTCATCACCCGGAATCGGCTTTGCCGTACGTTCATTTGTATCCGGATGTACCAGTCATCTATACCTTGCACGACCCGATTAATCCGCTGTTTCGTGAGGTGCTTGAGATGTACCAAACGCCGAGCCAGTATTTTGTGTCGATTTCAGAAAACCAGCGCATTCCGGCGCCAGATTTGCCGTATGTGGCAACGGTTTACAACGGTATCGATACCGACGTATTCGAACTGACCGAAGAAAAAGACGATTACCTGCTGTTTGCAGGCCGCATTAATCAGCAAAAAGGTGTGAAAGAAGCAATCCAAGTTGCCCAACAAACAGATCACCGGTTGCTGATTCTTGGGCCCATTTACGCCGATCAGCAAGAATACTTTGATCAACACGTAAAACCGCACCTCAATGAAAAGATTCTGTATCTTGGATTCGTTGAGCGTGAAACTGCCGTTCGGTATTTCCAAAAAGCCAAGGCATTCTTGATGCCCATCCAGTGGGAGGAGCCGTTTGGCCTGACCATGGCCGAGGCTATGGCTTGTGGTACACCGGTGATTGCAATGCGCCGCGGCTCGGTGCCGGAAGTGGTGGCCGATAAGAAAACCGGTTACATTGTTGATTCTGTTACTGAGATGGCCGAAGCCGTCGCGAAGGTCAAGCGAATCAAGCCGGAAAACTGTCGTAAGCACGTTGAAGAACGCTTCTCGACCGACAAGATGGTCGATGGCTACGAAGCCGCCTTCCAAAAAGCTATCGAGCAATTTCAGCAGTATAAAAATAGCGCTGAAGTAGCCGCCGGCGACGCGAAAAAATAA
- a CDS encoding magnesium transporter CorA family protein — translation MVTYYYKDVHSADLKVLEKPRNGTWVCVENPTTDEIDALVELYSLDQGHMSDALDVDEMPRLEREGDTTYIFVRYAYVNDDLELTTAPLLFVLHPTALLTVALHSLPRKQRFTGGRVDFSTTQHMKLLLQILAQIVDQYEVYINNISRRIKAIRTRLRTHEVINQDFIDFVTIEDELNEFLSGLQPTNAILRRLLVSKHVAVYDQDQEIVEDLLLNNEQSIESCRNLVKSIVNIREAHATITNNNLNRAMRTLTAATVIITLPNVFYGMFGMNVPIPFAHEPLAFAGVVGTTVVVTLLVVIIGRSKRMF, via the coding sequence ATGGTCACTTATTATTACAAAGATGTGCACAGCGCTGACTTAAAGGTGCTCGAAAAACCGCGCAATGGTACATGGGTGTGTGTGGAGAACCCAACTACCGACGAAATTGACGCGTTAGTCGAGCTTTATTCGCTTGACCAAGGTCATATGAGCGATGCGCTTGACGTTGACGAAATGCCGCGACTCGAGCGCGAAGGCGATACAACCTACATTTTTGTACGCTATGCCTACGTTAATGATGACCTTGAGCTCACCACCGCACCCTTATTGTTTGTACTGCACCCAACGGCGCTATTAACTGTTGCCCTCCATAGCCTTCCGCGAAAACAGCGGTTTACCGGCGGCAGAGTAGATTTTTCTACTACCCAGCATATGAAGCTGCTTTTACAGATTTTGGCGCAGATCGTTGATCAATACGAGGTGTACATTAATAACATCAGTCGGCGCATAAAGGCCATTCGGACCCGTCTGCGCACTCATGAAGTAATCAACCAAGATTTTATTGACTTCGTAACCATTGAAGATGAGTTAAACGAGTTCCTTTCGGGTTTACAGCCGACCAACGCAATTCTAAGGCGCCTGCTAGTCAGCAAGCACGTGGCGGTTTATGATCAAGACCAAGAAATAGTTGAAGACTTGCTGCTCAATAACGAGCAATCGATTGAATCGTGCCGTAACTTAGTGAAAAGTATTGTTAACATCCGTGAAGCTCACGCCACCATCACCAACAACAACCTAAACCGGGCCATGCGGACCTTGACTGCCGCAACGGTGATAATTACCTTGCCGAATGTCTTTTATGGTATGTTTGGTATGAATGTGCCGATTCCTTTCGCGCACGAGCCGCTTGCCTTTGCCGGAGTAGTGGGGACGACAGTCGTCGTGACATTACTGGTGGTGATTATTGGTCGTTCGAAACGCATGTTTTAG
- a CDS encoding ABC transporter ATP-binding protein, whose amino-acid sequence MIQLTNVSKVYGKGATAFYALKEINLELPKSTSVAIVGRSGSGKSTLMHVMSGLDRPQSGSIVIDGQNILQFTPKQMDAFRSQKMGFIFQSFFVQADETCLTNVSLPLEISGANPNDRSRLIEEALAKVELTDKKQVKARDLSGGQKQRLAIARAIVNSPSIIFADEPTGNLDSTTGKVIEDLLFSFNKQLGSTLIIVTHDPELAARCDMQVHLLDGQIEKIIPSRSPSTQKQGVVTNAL is encoded by the coding sequence ATGATACAACTCACGAACGTTAGCAAAGTCTACGGCAAGGGGGCTACTGCCTTTTATGCCTTGAAAGAAATTAATCTTGAACTGCCAAAGAGTACTAGTGTGGCAATTGTTGGGCGTTCTGGTTCAGGAAAATCAACCCTGATGCACGTTATGAGCGGCCTCGACCGGCCACAAAGCGGCAGTATTGTGATTGATGGCCAAAACATTCTGCAATTTACCCCCAAGCAAATGGATGCCTTCCGTTCGCAGAAGATGGGTTTTATTTTTCAGTCATTTTTTGTGCAGGCCGATGAAACCTGCCTAACCAATGTTAGCTTACCGCTGGAGATTAGCGGAGCCAACCCGAATGACCGTAGCCGCTTAATCGAAGAAGCGCTCGCTAAAGTTGAACTCACCGACAAAAAGCAGGTGAAGGCGCGTGATCTTTCGGGCGGGCAAAAACAGCGCCTGGCGATCGCCCGGGCCATCGTGAATAGTCCTAGTATTATTTTTGCCGATGAACCGACCGGTAACCTTGATTCAACTACCGGTAAAGTAATCGAAGACTTGCTGTTTAGCTTTAATAAACAGCTCGGCTCGACACTAATTATCGTCACCCACGACCCAGAGCTCGCCGCCCGCTGCGACATGCAAGTACACCTACTTGATGGACAGATTGAAAAAATCATCCCCAGCCGGTCACCATCAACCCAAAAGCAAGGAGTAGTTACTAATGCGCTTTAA
- a CDS encoding ABC transporter permease, translating to MRFNDLLKRSWRNVLKNKVRFILTSLSLAVGAFTISLTLAITSAASETFNKSLGVNIQKDVLLVTGKAEGVQSGLRTEDEQKNLSKNYQNFTLKDADVEKIRTFSAVKDVEPVYETNISTLVIAEERFSTYAVNPLTLQEQPQLIKGDRQDIGTDGIFLPESFVEKAGLTPETAIGQRVTVGREETDFSTGERTLVSVDTVIKGIIKSEDDPAFDEAFIAIEANNELAKKVAAYEEQQGLGGELTYNVINMRVQSDSEADVTAGVKALEDAGYKVYSVAKMNQEFLDQINIIRLFLLGIGGIAILAAVFGVVNTQYMTVYERTREIGIMKALGMSRSGVLGLFSLEAAWIGIAGSIIGIVLSVPVIIWLNALAAGSGSGAPGAIVTPLNVLIVIVSLGVIALLAGLLPARRAAKLDPIEALRTE from the coding sequence ATGCGCTTTAATGACCTGTTAAAACGAAGTTGGCGAAATGTTTTAAAAAACAAAGTCCGCTTTATTCTAACCTCCCTTTCGCTGGCGGTTGGTGCTTTTACTATCTCTTTGACACTGGCAATTACTTCGGCAGCCAGCGAAACTTTTAATAAATCCCTCGGAGTGAATATTCAAAAAGACGTACTGCTCGTCACCGGCAAGGCAGAAGGCGTCCAGAGCGGCCTGCGCACCGAAGACGAGCAGAAAAATCTAAGCAAGAACTACCAAAACTTCACCCTAAAAGATGCCGATGTTGAAAAAATCCGCACCTTCTCGGCAGTTAAAGACGTTGAGCCAGTCTACGAAACAAACATCTCTACCCTTGTAATTGCCGAGGAGCGATTTTCGACATACGCCGTAAACCCCCTAACGCTGCAAGAACAGCCACAGCTCATAAAAGGTGATCGTCAGGATATTGGCACCGACGGTATCTTTTTGCCGGAAAGTTTTGTTGAAAAAGCCGGCTTGACCCCTGAGACTGCTATCGGCCAAAGGGTCACGGTTGGCCGTGAAGAAACGGATTTCTCAACCGGCGAAAGGACGCTGGTATCGGTCGACACCGTAATTAAGGGCATTATTAAATCTGAAGATGACCCAGCCTTCGATGAAGCATTCATTGCAATTGAAGCCAATAACGAACTAGCTAAAAAAGTCGCGGCCTACGAAGAACAGCAGGGCTTGGGCGGCGAACTTACCTATAACGTTATCAATATGCGTGTGCAATCAGATAGCGAAGCCGATGTGACCGCAGGCGTTAAAGCGCTTGAAGATGCCGGCTATAAAGTATATAGCGTTGCTAAAATGAACCAGGAGTTCCTTGATCAGATCAATATCATTCGCCTGTTCTTGTTGGGAATTGGCGGTATCGCGATTCTGGCCGCCGTCTTTGGGGTGGTCAACACTCAATACATGACCGTTTACGAACGCACCCGTGAAATTGGTATCATGAAGGCACTCGGCATGTCGCGCAGTGGTGTTTTGGGGCTGTTTTCACTGGAAGCGGCTTGGATTGGTATTGCCGGCAGTATCATTGGTATAGTACTCTCGGTTCCTGTTATCATTTGGCTGAACGCGCTGGCCGCCGGCAGTGGTTCTGGCGCGCCTGGCGCTATCGTAACCCCGCTTAATGTCCTGATTGTGATTGTATCGCTTGGCGTTATTGCCCTGCTCGCTGGCCTCTTACCAGCCCGACGTGCAGCTAAGCTTGATCCGATCGAAGCCCTTCGGACTGAATAG
- a CDS encoding MDR family MFS transporter, which translates to MLHHINFRQKVIVMLAVMSGMFLVALDQTIMSTALTKIVEEFNSFSSLSWVITAYLLTSTISVPIAGKMSDIFGRRLALLVGVGIFTLASFLSGAAQSMDQLIWFRALQGIGGGIVMSNAFTIIGDLFNAKERGKWQGIIGGIFSLASVIGPVLGGFLTDGNTIFGLTTDWRWTLWINIPIGIVSLILIAVYCPSIKHDHKPKIDFLGAGLIGLALATLVLSVENTEHIFADVITATGLTSGAIQLILLGIAIISTIGFILAERRAAEPILPLSFFKKRNFNLMSLIALFSGAAFLGGILYLTQFNQQVFGAGATEAGLMILPMIAALTISSIASGLLVAKTGKYKPLLIAGLGIATIGIGALMTLTAESTYLQEALLMAMAGLGIGLTFPVINIVIQNEFEQKDLGAATSSSQLFRSLGSTLGTAILGAMLTTGVAAQLGEIKNDAYIQTLRQNPQSAQMVEKVDANTLLALNTAESRERIIIGVEQGLAQAQLPDAQKGIMKQQFVQQQTAFGDKVTGAFAETLRGIFFASAALMAAAIPLAFFVKQRPMRHMPDTPGVIE; encoded by the coding sequence ATGTTACATCATATAAATTTTAGACAAAAAGTAATTGTCATGCTCGCGGTTATGTCGGGTATGTTTTTGGTGGCGCTCGACCAAACTATTATGTCAACCGCGCTCACTAAAATTGTTGAAGAATTTAACAGCTTCAGTAGCCTCAGCTGGGTAATCACCGCATATCTGCTTACCAGCACTATTTCAGTGCCAATTGCCGGTAAGATGTCGGATATCTTTGGCCGACGGCTGGCGCTATTGGTTGGTGTGGGAATTTTCACCCTGGCTTCATTCCTTAGTGGTGCTGCCCAAAGCATGGACCAGCTAATTTGGTTCAGAGCGCTGCAGGGTATTGGTGGCGGTATTGTGATGAGTAACGCTTTTACTATTATTGGTGACTTATTTAACGCTAAGGAACGCGGTAAGTGGCAGGGTATCATTGGTGGTATCTTTAGCTTAGCATCGGTAATCGGCCCCGTGCTTGGCGGCTTCTTGACCGATGGCAATACCATTTTTGGCCTCACGACCGATTGGCGCTGGACGTTGTGGATTAATATACCGATTGGTATCGTTTCGCTTATCCTGATTGCTGTCTACTGCCCAAGCATTAAGCACGACCACAAGCCAAAAATTGATTTCCTCGGTGCGGGCTTAATTGGGCTGGCGCTGGCGACCTTGGTGCTATCGGTTGAAAATACTGAACATATTTTTGCCGATGTGATTACTGCAACTGGCCTGACTAGCGGTGCTATTCAGTTGATACTACTCGGGATAGCAATTATTTCGACGATCGGCTTTATTCTGGCTGAACGGCGAGCCGCCGAGCCAATTCTACCGCTGAGCTTCTTTAAAAAGCGTAACTTCAACTTAATGTCGTTGATTGCCCTCTTTTCGGGTGCAGCTTTCTTGGGCGGGATACTCTACCTTACCCAGTTTAACCAGCAGGTGTTTGGTGCCGGGGCAACTGAAGCCGGCCTGATGATTCTGCCGATGATTGCCGCTTTAACAATCAGCAGCATTGCCTCGGGACTTCTAGTTGCAAAAACGGGTAAATATAAGCCACTGTTGATTGCCGGATTGGGGATTGCTACCATCGGCATTGGCGCTCTAATGACACTGACGGCCGAGAGCACATATCTGCAAGAGGCGCTACTCATGGCGATGGCAGGGCTCGGTATCGGTTTGACATTCCCTGTTATTAATATTGTTATCCAAAACGAATTTGAACAAAAAGATCTTGGGGCGGCCACTTCGTCTTCGCAGCTGTTTCGTAGCCTCGGTTCAACGCTTGGTACGGCAATTCTGGGCGCCATGCTAACAACAGGCGTCGCAGCACAGTTAGGTGAAATTAAAAACGACGCCTACATTCAAACCTTGCGCCAAAACCCGCAATCGGCCCAAATGGTGGAAAAAGTTGACGCCAACACTTTGCTGGCGCTGAACACTGCCGAGTCACGTGAGCGGATTATCATCGGTGTTGAGCAAGGCTTGGCACAGGCGCAGCTTCCCGACGCCCAAAAAGGGATTATGAAGCAGCAATTTGTTCAGCAACAAACCGCTTTCGGCGATAAAGTAACCGGTGCATTTGCCGAAACACTACGCGGTATCTTCTTCGCTTCAGCGGCGCTAATGGCTGCTGCAATACCGCTCGCTTTCTTTGTAAAGCAGCGCCCAATGCGCCATATGCCCGATACCCCTGGCGTGATTGAATAG
- a CDS encoding thioredoxin domain-containing protein: MTRTRWIIFAIICIVILGGLVIISNNNRVDVSKLNEMKVVGPTEVLKVGDHVYGNDQQKVTLIEYGDFQCPGCGSLHPVLKPMIEKYKEQLTFVFRNFPLTNIHPNALAAAATAEAAGRQGKFYQMHDALYNTQSNWTSFSGEQRTNYFQNLAKQLGLDEKKFKADLTHEDVTTKIRRDQALGGKSKVDSTPTLFINGKQLGDNVLRDATQLEETIKKAITDSGQKLPEEPKDKKEDS, encoded by the coding sequence GTGACACGGACGCGTTGGATTATATTCGCGATTATTTGTATCGTTATTTTAGGTGGCCTAGTGATTATTTCAAACAACAACCGCGTTGATGTTTCTAAGCTCAACGAAATGAAGGTGGTCGGCCCCACCGAAGTCTTAAAAGTCGGTGATCATGTTTACGGCAATGATCAGCAAAAAGTGACCCTCATCGAGTATGGTGATTTCCAGTGCCCCGGCTGTGGTTCACTGCACCCAGTTTTGAAGCCAATGATCGAAAAATATAAAGAGCAGCTCACGTTTGTTTTCCGCAACTTCCCGCTCACCAATATTCATCCAAATGCGTTAGCTGCTGCCGCCACGGCTGAAGCCGCTGGCCGGCAAGGTAAATTTTATCAGATGCACGATGCCCTGTATAACACGCAGAGCAACTGGACAAGCTTCAGCGGCGAACAGCGCACAAATTACTTCCAGAACCTAGCAAAACAACTCGGCCTTGATGAAAAGAAGTTTAAAGCCGACCTCACCCACGAAGACGTGACTACCAAAATCCGGCGCGATCAAGCTTTGGGCGGCAAAAGTAAAGTTGATAGCACACCAACCTTATTTATAAACGGCAAGCAACTGGGAGATAACGTCTTGCGTGACGCTACTCAGTTAGAAGAAACTATCAAAAAGGCCATCACCGATAGCGGCCAAAAGCTTCCTGAAGAGCCAAAAGACAAGAAAGAAGATTCTTAA
- a CDS encoding A/G-specific adenine glycosylase has product MNLPLHKIQEFQSIVWDYYARNQRSMPWREQPSPYWVLASEIMLQQTQVERVRPKFDAFVTQFPDVTALARAPLSTVLTAWSGLGYNRRAKFLWQAAQQIVAEHGGNIPETFEALVSLPGIGPNTAGAVLAYAFEQPVVFIETNIRTVLFHHFFETQPEQVTDQELRHIAAQVLDHQQPREWYWALMDYGTFLKQTAGGRLSQSKHYKKQTTFKGSMREMRGRILKQLIAGQLTEVKLMSAVRADERFQPALAALLQEGIVTRASGGKLGLTDAPPALHNTSNVT; this is encoded by the coding sequence ATGAATTTACCGCTCCATAAAATACAAGAATTTCAATCAATCGTCTGGGATTATTATGCCAGAAATCAGCGCTCCATGCCATGGCGCGAGCAGCCGTCCCCGTATTGGGTATTGGCAAGCGAAATTATGTTGCAGCAAACGCAAGTCGAGCGGGTGCGGCCAAAATTTGACGCCTTTGTGACCCAATTTCCAGATGTTACCGCCTTAGCGCGGGCGCCGCTTTCAACGGTACTGACGGCGTGGAGCGGATTAGGTTACAACCGGCGAGCGAAATTTTTGTGGCAAGCGGCGCAGCAAATCGTAGCCGAACACGGCGGTAATATTCCCGAAACATTCGAAGCGCTGGTGAGCTTGCCGGGCATTGGGCCCAATACCGCTGGGGCGGTGCTAGCCTATGCTTTTGAGCAGCCAGTAGTGTTTATTGAAACAAATATCCGCACCGTGCTGTTTCATCATTTTTTTGAAACGCAGCCCGAACAAGTGACTGATCAGGAATTACGGCACATCGCAGCCCAAGTACTCGACCATCAGCAACCGCGCGAATGGTATTGGGCGCTTATGGATTACGGTACCTTTTTGAAACAAACAGCCGGTGGCCGATTATCACAAAGCAAACATTATAAAAAACAAACGACTTTTAAAGGATCGATGCGGGAAATGCGTGGTCGAATTCTTAAGCAGCTGATCGCCGGGCAACTGACAGAGGTAAAGCTCATGAGTGCAGTGCGAGCTGACGAACGGTTTCAGCCAGCCCTCGCTGCTTTACTGCAAGAAGGTATTGTCACGCGGGCTAGTGGCGGCAAGCTCGGTTTGACAGATGCACCTCCGGCTCTTCATAATACAAGCAATGTTACGTAA
- a CDS encoding DUF84 family protein, with amino-acid sequence MKISLCGSITYGKEMLATADYLKTKGFQVETPDMNEDRDWSKLTPPEADALKDQLMRQHLDKIYTSDAVLIFNKDKNGIKNYIGGNTLMEMAFAYADNLEIFLLNPIPDMSYALEIAGCRPIILDGQIDRLIDYFNRLPTVLVSSESDIKLRAVSRGLRKAGLRTTVRGIKSNSNVSEQPQTIEETYAGAMHRHDQLLQQGVADYYATIESGNHAFHPNHNVFGSHVVVLQKHGDTLRAGLSADIELPKAMTDKVPAVYSDLGTLVQQEYGMPEKDPYLPITNRKVSRLQLLETAVYNLAVQNDFLN; translated from the coding sequence ATGAAAATCTCACTCTGCGGCTCTATTACCTACGGCAAAGAAATGTTGGCGACCGCTGACTATTTAAAAACAAAAGGTTTCCAGGTTGAAACGCCTGATATGAACGAAGACCGTGATTGGTCTAAGCTAACGCCCCCCGAGGCCGACGCCTTGAAAGACCAGCTCATGCGGCAGCACCTCGATAAAATCTATACTTCAGACGCCGTGCTGATTTTTAACAAAGACAAAAACGGCATAAAAAACTACATCGGTGGCAACACCTTAATGGAAATGGCTTTTGCTTACGCTGATAATCTCGAAATTTTTCTCCTAAACCCAATTCCAGATATGTCATATGCGCTTGAAATAGCCGGTTGTCGGCCAATTATTCTTGATGGCCAAATTGATCGCCTGATAGATTACTTTAATCGCCTTCCTACAGTGCTTGTTTCGAGTGAAAGCGATATTAAGCTTCGGGCGGTCAGCCGAGGCCTAAGAAAAGCAGGCTTGCGCACCACGGTCCGCGGGATAAAAAGCAACTCCAATGTTTCTGAGCAGCCGCAAACCATTGAAGAAACCTATGCCGGCGCCATGCACCGCCACGACCAATTGTTGCAGCAAGGGGTAGCCGATTATTACGCGACGATTGAAAGCGGCAACCACGCTTTTCACCCCAACCACAACGTGTTTGGGAGCCATGTGGTGGTGCTACAAAAGCATGGCGATACCCTGCGGGCTGGCTTAAGCGCTGATATTGAACTGCCAAAAGCTATGACCGATAAAGTACCAGCAGTCTACTCCGATCTAGGTACGCTCGTTCAACAAGAATATGGCATGCCTGAAAAAGACCCTTATTTACCCATCACCAATCGCAAAGTCTCACGTTTGCAACTGCTTGAAACAGCCGTCTATAACCTCGCGGTACAGAACGACTTTCTTAACTAA